The Pelmatolapia mariae isolate MD_Pm_ZW linkage group LG10_11, Pm_UMD_F_2, whole genome shotgun sequence genome includes a region encoding these proteins:
- the lenep gene encoding lens epithelial cell protein LEP503, translating to MHPQRPLPQAMPSASLGQHLRDMAMGLGRGKNFLGGNFAYSFIQSVKECLYFLLCCWCIKEILD from the coding sequence ATGCACCCCCAGCGTCCTCTTCCCCAGGCCATGCCTTCCGCCTCTCTGGGACAGCACCTGCGGGACATGGCCATGGGCCTGGGACGAGGCAAGAACTTCCTGGGAGGAAACTTTGCCTACAGTTTTATCCAGTCGGTTAAGGAATGCCTCTAtttcctcctctgctgctggtgcatcaaagagatcctggactga